Proteins encoded by one window of Hylaeus volcanicus isolate JK05 chromosome 7, UHH_iyHylVolc1.0_haploid, whole genome shotgun sequence:
- the LOC128880378 gene encoding uncharacterized protein LOC128880378 isoform X1, which produces MSGSGFRGRGFGPRGARSNGPTNGFTGPRFPFPNFNHPWPQHRLPGPEKWIEGPNFAPWQKNKNFVPRPHYRGNLQFRQNNRGRAVKGNNGRGRPSASQFCLTRNPGPRVPGPREEQVVENEKPVLVPVLPGSEEERQKKIIETADKLKQKLSSIKPEELTNFWEDDLSILPNPDFKEKSTLTKGIPELRHEPSELNLSYTDFRDIGKVDGSNKFDNVKDKINSDDIIITFEGKTTDASTNNEHIVINEDQDESLTISDSVYENDVLCKSNNQEEIFHNLPNFECNSKNLHLQCNNVTEIVVSSDENNADETLSVSNIDEKILNFTPTKPTDDLINEKSLDLDDVEVNTSQKQNTLELDKQNIDTDIIQVTNVDLQQNEHLESDLHQLQDNVPEEEVCQISANTSDSLQNNSVYLPPPSEDIQSNIVRDSQSPTYSIYNEAPKLNSPPAFQQRVFNVPPRFGPRIPGTRNRWPFQQNGNNLFFRGPQRLPFHGNRMPRIPYEYNPTDLVPLAFDPRAPPPFTHNVPATSHDSQHLTVVPFSTKDLPPKFDPSEPPPNIRTTSATEPSNRQEIAQTMPPLDSRNQTKTTPLNNMENMQPPAFDPRGPPPKISNVIAKTNENLPEFNPQQPPPKIHKRDETLQPPPIFDPRLSSQERSKLIAPLNPAGSHMMGMKIMETSQLPVLNITPVTANFSHPPPTMPTHQGFIPALPVNFPPVLSQVNSGQVMVQEFALPPPPINITEIPPLPPQEPLSEKNSNHHQVINMDDGLEDMQEAMEFAKEIMKMNQGGPSGSEASFTPSEIPVPIEDIPCLSINQTNVNTVKKQKKKDNMNKKSKQNIICGPELNLEKQREVEIMDEEESVQIQTKNIDDTILTDDQIRPKVVFNLNSKTKIIQKPEEWHRTTVNIPENKEASRYLTTQNSCKEKKQSKKYSFDRKRNNINQIKSQEKEYSLNTNLKRCCTEITKTPMVDKSNDRSHHQDYVKDSQKTYSYSLNIPLSNNIGLQKIPKSKKEVRKVPTPISESSWKGRVINRFLKMSKNDICNMVNNSSLRKFDIAMKHLVKEKRSSMSIEMRNTEDEKMKEYDREEFMNQLNAMLDPSAVVGISDLPTEFIHHLSEVLQLDPIEDTLENMNSSKKSLLNKSNSEAEATHKLQTPLFNEADLDDILSQVTERTRTPAQIQPVTKPSEDNAQFSNSTVADLDDIFSAGIARAKSLSKSADLANTRVRKSSSEDQIRFRSERRDRNKQEDPDMFRHEMWNNNHDMNNHQEDTFRSEKYEYMCRNLTKEEWEAKYGSVNATTVSTMRKTSSNSAENLNRDSKYCQSQRYYSSDSHMRRLSMSPLSHEPPAYDPKRCSIPRSNDLEDVERTEQSDSNSDSNTSSTSDTEEETVAPDVTKLLKVIKENEKIAKKKTLNETIRDEVAAEIEKKWMEKSKYKDRKLRKRDKRKRDRREKQKKRRRRNRNSHSDMSKTSEHPEEFRLLTEDEIKKEVVIKEEPLNTPEETIPQTFSPQTNTTLVVPATTYEMTEAISQIESQSLAIEKQQFPVITCNKMPPQIKAHSTAISVTMHPKTKAQLKQMPEFNDLMQKNTIKKPFEVVVNANTKNIEEQVEKDKGSEIDTNETDNKGNGKENKDGETDTSLPPNNSLPQLNLSLNVTEQSHTETTSDDTTNTASYNVINPVTEISISSHSSDQKAPVTSISSSETKSGYRKIDIKVYKERALQRRLKEEAKLNENLGVSVSLPYNSHDSQIKVVNEISTLTTMNKLRATEVDINKVQLKDPRLVNVKSTSQSADSSFLEIPNKEDTEKDSSTEKLLHTSVSQNNEQLLTPVQSKSANKGSAAKVKDTERLFTLPVTFELVPLRDSDSPKDSPKDHKCDAKPPNEAQEKIVNHELVDLQIQGESKVESVESKKLPTTNETNKFKNIRSEGSKELKLKKDKKPTEKKKKSPKSKSLIEKDLKHSNKAEIKKTENSSESEVRAENVAVEHINCRINKELINSDFTIVEKNDKRDAKNDEVKTDIDTRITENQQITNVVEDGNRGNQQITDQGKIEITDDKDLINLKMEENSVKEIGESRSPSFEVNGTSFEPDAIVQLDKKENKEEVKEEVFSFNNTQIQIYTANRIFSTENPCCIDQKIHSPKDDNDLNNSVKSDSNSTPDLRTDLKVLGDSKTKLSNQDDQDDDTSTSALKDLQTLDDFSKAEKDEVRSPDSTGSPFKGFLIEGDIKKPAIEDPKEWLKICLNEELDEGSRHEVEEMNEPASEKTSVEEQSSTARNDIKTSNIETVTKPLETRDNNTGVNQDNSSILESDSQGTFDENGEPFIVLDEYIDDTDDKSIEKLGNLDLDLDDCISKNIDIFSSRPLPEVVSSIDNVKSSDFNSIVFKQLSDVFDTDDLMSVEQAEESTSIDRNSNIKELSINRKQNSENNVTAVSQLQINVPLITEKNLPDTDISGNNLQHNFESSDLESKTATPEIPTTLNVAKTALAMSLENLSGVTASTPEMNVECTNPNEETSELNKKIDKESSVLNKGVVKVNKNTYSESSESNERVLETLKNAVETIKETTELNKKILDKGPISYEKSNNKVLNHSSRNKINSSRYNHIVMKDQKSSSKSDRREDDKALHKVRSKHRLKHKHQKKRNISKKAIEEAVESDSVKVKYPTTKEAIMARMIEIDVEIHKLMTEKMTLYKMLKNDTLATDQLIQNIDAIPVTNQCSKIATETVPPKDTVVNPVHMNKSKVSKHEHHAEKRARSFDDEEIGNTFKKRKKHKSTEKAKCDDKPESVPSEEKQSIDTAKLILKKASKKQETSEKVTEQIESQVCCDELVKLKMMDQVDETASSLKDSECASENLNDTDTASSVTKTLGNRTPERSSIYSDDSTWDSLFQAPSDDQKKPATGLALLEETYKKEIAKTRRIRIEARRRRKQKIIRNLQPSVNALTPEEEELPLSALYAKKVHHRKKTLSSLNQQLEKTNDDQQLWKNVDEVINAVAENRTEVLYRRSERRSSDEGKQNYASDVDNACLDKEHVDSAEVNSESKLLRREENVILLSKSKSQDLRNDGEQEDLVSVESQSMESSPTISSVQQTMKDNNLEIKEVTLVENLDDIDKTNKESNLQKNIVDIEEIVSDTEQVALVSKHKKEMIPSTSPIPLSHDEVQNSLANVKKNRCIQKIVSRKRSIPRDDEIILNQEIEIIKKCRHTILEMINCKVKLVDSKHTFLKPNVNPNLLHIYGISKINSSIPLHHMHDIQVSTSTPEFSRSRSPKLIKKQDDVTRTLANEVCLIKDKRKPKSVTKNLQGNDKEKHTDLNKEVIPVLTKEQIIVDISEDKEKLDIEIVTKNQDQNECGSTVIETIDNLPRTQYTVHKGPILDIKVFENSFLAASEDGRIYRYSQTSNGILNIYKGHTAAVTCLYVYNANSTDINKEWMFTGSLDGTLRCYNVTTGHELRDAADIGSPIQCMDEAWGIIFIGTKSGHVSRYHVKSGAIKGNSIQFSDKSVLALKATNEGPRRVLIVASRSQPITIRDAQNGLFLRTICGQKNHTVYSLMLDNNLIYCGTSTTSILVFDFTNGDQIIQYNAGVGIVCMRLYKQLLFAGCYDGNIYVFNIKDHRLVCSIPGPGNMLLSMEVIENKIIAGSKDKRLQSWQMAHSVRALL; this is translated from the exons ATGAGTGGCAGTGGATTCAGGGGAAGAGGCTTTGGACCACGGGGTGCTCGTTCGAATGGTCCAACTAATGGCTTTACCGGACCCAGGTTTCCATTTCCTAACTTTAATCATCCATGGCCGCAGCATAGGTTACCTGGACCTGAAAAGTGGATAGAAGGTCCAAATTTTGCACCATggcaaaaaaacaaaaattttgttccaagACCTCATTACAGGGGAAATTTACAGTTTCGACAAAATAACAGAGGTAGAGCAGTTAAAGGTAATAATGGTAGGGGTAGACCATCTGCttctcaattttgtttaacaagAAATCCTGGACCCAGGGTGCCAGGACCTCGAGAAGAGCAGGtggtagaaaatgaaaaacctgTATTGGTTCCTGTTCTGCCTGGCTCAGAAGAGGAaaggcaaaaaaaaattatagaaacagCTGACAAATTAAAGCAGAAATTATCGTCCATAAAGCCGGAAGAGCTTACAAATTTTTGGGAAGATGATTTATCCATTTTACCAAATCCtgattttaaagaaaagagtACTCTGACCAAGGGTATTCCTGAACTTAGACACGAACCATCTGAACTTAATTTAAGTTATACAGATTTCAGAGACATAGGTAAAGTTGATGGCAGTAATAAGTTTGAcaatgttaaagataaaattaacagcgatgatattataattacgTTTGAAGGTAAAACTACAGATGCAAGTACAAATAATGAGCATATTGTCATAAATGAAGATCAAGATGAATCTTTGACAATATCAGATTCTGTATATGAAAATGATGTCTTGTGTAAGTCAAATAATcaggaagaaatatttcataatttaccTAACTTTGAATGTAATTCAAAAAACTTACATTTGCAATGTAATAATGTCACAGAAATTGTAGTATCTTCAGATGAAAATAATGCTGATGAAACCTTATCAGTTTCGAATATAgatgagaaaatattaaattttacaccAACAAAACCCACTgatgatttaataaatgaaaaatcattaGATTTAGATGATGTAGAAGTAAACACGTCGCAAAAGCAAAATACATTGGAGTTAGATAAGCAGAATATAGATACAGATATTATACAGGTTACGAATGTTGATTTACAACAAAATGAGCATTTGGAATCAGATTTACACCAATTACAAGATAATGTACCTGAAGAAGAAGTTTGCCAAATTTCGGCCAATACTTCTGATTCTTTGCAGAACAATTCGGTATATCTTCCGCCTCCTAGCGAAGATATTCAGTCGAACATCGTGCGTGATTCACAATCACCaacatattcaatttataacgAAGCACCGAAATTAAATAGTCCACCTGCTTTTCAACAAAGGGTATTTAACGTGCCTCCCAGATTTGGTCCAAGAATTCCTGGAACAAGGAATCGATGGCCATTTCAACAGaatggaaacaatttattttttagggGACCACAAAGATTACCCTTTCATGGTAATCGAATGCCTCGAATACCATACGAATACAACCCAACTGATCTAGTTCCACTTGCATTTGACCCTCGCGCACCACCACCATTTACACACAATGTACCTGCCACAAGCCATGACTCTCAGCACCTTACAGTAGTGCCATTTTCTACTAAAGATCTGCCTCCTAAGTTCGATCCTAGCGAACCTCCGCCAAATATAAGAACAACGTCTGCGACTGAGCCATCTAATAGACAAGAAATTGCACAGACTATGCCACCTTTAGATTCGAGAAATCAAACGAAAACTACTCCTCTGaataatatggaaaatatgcAACCCCCTGCCTTTGACCCTAGAGGGCCACCTCCTAAAATCTCAAATGTAATAGCGAAgactaatgaaaatttaccTGAATTTAATCCTCAACAACCACCACCGAAAATTCACAAACGGGATGAAACTTTACAACCACCGCCGATCTTCGATCCGAGGCTTTCTTCTCAAGAACGTTCTAAATTAATTGCTCCGTTAAATCCTGCTGGATCCCACATGATGGGAATGAAGATAATGGAAACTTCGCAATTACCAGTTCTCAACATAACACCTGTTACAGCAAATTTTTCGCATCCCCCGCCAACGATGCCTACGCATCAGGGTTTCATACCTGCTCTACCAGTTAATTTTCCACCTGTTTTGTCACAGGTAAACAGTGGACAGGTAATGGTGCAAGAATTTGCACTACCTCCTCCGCCTATAAATATCACCGAAATTCCCCCACTTCCACCACAAGAGCCtttgtcagaaaaaaattccaatcaTCATCAAGTTATAAACATGGATGATGGATTGGAAGACATGCAGGAAGCAATGGAATTcgcaaaagaaataatgaaaatgaatcaaGGTGGACCATCAGGGTCTGAAGCATCATTCACACCATCAGAAATTCCTGTACCAATTGAAGATATACCATGTTTATCaataaatcaaacaaatgtaaatactgtgaagaaacaaaagaaaaaagataatatgaataaaaagagtaaacaaaatataatttgtggaCCAGAACtaaatcttgaaaaacaaAGGGAAGTCGAAATAATGGACGAGGAGGAAAGTGTACAAATTCAAactaaaaatatcgatgataCAATATTGACTGATGATCAAATACGCCCCAAAgtggtatttaatttaaattctaaaacaaAGATAATACAAAAGCCAGAGGAGTGGCACAGAACTACCGTGAACATTCCTGAAAATAAGGAGGCTTCTCGCTATCTTACGACTCAAAATTCttgtaaagaaaagaaacagtcTAAAAAGTATTCTTTCGATCGTAAGAGGAAcaatataaatcaaataaaaagtcaGGAAAAGGAGTATAGTCTTAACACGAATTTAAAACGCTGCTGCACGGAGATTACAAAAACACCTATGGTCGACAAATCGAATGATAGATCTCACCATCAAGATTATGTCAAAGACTCACAAAAGACGTATTCATATTCTTTGAATATACCGCTATCCAATAACATAGGTCTACAAAAGATTCCAAAATCAAAGAAAGAAGTTAGGAAGGTACCGACTCCTATTTCAGAATCTTCATGGAAGGGTAGAGTAATCAATCGTTTTCTGAAAATgagtaaaaatgatatttgcaATATGGTTAACAATTCGAGCCTTCGTAAGTTCGACATTGCAATGAAACATCTGGTAAAAGAAAAGAGATCCTCTATGTCGATTGAAATGAGAAACACGGAAgacgaaaaaatgaaagagtacgatagagaagaatttatgaatCAGTTAAACGCAATGTTAGATCCAAGTGCTGTAGTAGGTATTTCTGATTTACCTACAGAATTTATACACCATCTTAGTGAAGTATTGCAACTCGATCCTATAGAAGATACccttgaaaatatgaattcatCGAAAAAATCATTGTTAAATAAGTCGAATTCTGAAGCCGAGGCTACACACAAATTACAGACGCCATTATTTAACGAAGCAGATTTGGATGATATATTGTCGCAGGTTACAGAAAGGACAAGAACTCCAGCACAGATACAACCTGTAACAAAACCCTCTGAAGATAATGCTCAGTTTTCTAATTCGACGGTGGCTGATCTCGATGATATTTTCTCGGCTGGTATCGCACGAGCCAAGTCGCTCAGCAAAAGCGCAGACTTAGCTAACACGAGAGTACGCAAATCCAGCTCCGAGGACCAAATCAGGTTTAGATCTGAGAGGAGGGATAGAAACAAACAAGAGGATCCAGACATGTTCAGACATGAAATGTGGAATAATAATCATGATATGAATAATCATCAAGAAGATACATTTAGATCCGAGAAGTACGAATACATGTgtagaaatttaacaaaagaagaatGGGAAGCTAAGTATGGATCGGTGAATGCTACGACAGTTTCGACTATGCGTAAAACTTCCTCTAACAGTGCCGAGAACTTAAACAGAGACAGTAAGTATTGTCAATCTCAAAGGTACTATTCGTCCGATTCACACATGAGGCGCTTAAGCATGAGTCCTTTATCTCACGAGCCTCCTGCTTATGACCCGAAGAGATGTAGTATCCCTCGTTCTAATGACCTGGAGGACGTTGAAAGAACAGAACAATCGGACAGCAACAGCGATTCCAACACCAGCAGCACGAGTGACACAGAAGAGGAGACTGTTGCTCCTGATgtaacaaaattgttgaagGTGATCAAGGAGAACGAGAAAATTGCCAAGAAGAAAACGCTGAACGAAACGATCAGAGACGAGGTTGCTGCtgaaatagagaaaaagtGGATGGAGAAGAGCAAATATAAGGATAGGAAACTACGCAAACGCGATAAACGAAAAAGGGACAGGAGGGAGAAacaaaagaagagaagaaggaGGAATAGAAATTCGCATTCGGACATGTCGAAGACCAGCGAACACCCGGAAGAGTTTCGATTGCTGACGGAAGACGAGATAAAGAAGGAGGTAGTCATCAAGGAGGAACCACTGAATACACCCGAAGAAACTATTCCTCAAACGTTTTCTCCCCAAACTAATACCACTCTTGTTGTACCTGCTACAACTTACGAAATGACTGAGGCAATTTCGCAAATCGAATCTCAAAGTTTGGCGATAGAAAAGCAACAATTTCCTGTGATCACCTGCAATAAGATGCCGCCACAAATCAAGGCACACTCGACTGCCATTTCTGTGACAATGCACCCGAAGACTAAGGCACAACTCAAACAGATGCCAGAGTTCAACGACCTGATGCAGAAAAACACTATAAAGAAGCCATTTGAAGTTGTTGTGAATGCTAACACAAAGAACATTGAAGAACAGGTAGAAAAGGACAAAGGTAGTGAAATAGATACCAACGAAACAGACAACAAGGgtaatggaaaagaaaataaagatggTGAGACAGATACTTCTTTACCTCCAAACAACTCTTTGCCTCAACTGAATCTATCTTTAAATGTTACAGAACAATCACACACTGAAACTACCAGTGATGATACAACGAACACAGCGTCGTATAATGTTATAAATCCCGTTACTGAAATTAGTATAAGCAGTCACAGCAGTGATCAGAAAGCACCAGTAACAAGTATTTCTTCGTCAGAAACTAAGAGTGGTTACAGAAAAATAGACATAAAGGTGTACAAGGAACGCGCGTTGCAAAGACGCTTGAAGGAGGAAGCCAAGCTAAATGAAAATCTTGGTGTTTCGGTTTCATTGCCTTACAACTCGCATGATTCACAGATAAAGGTAGtcaatgaaatttcaacgttAACTACAATGAATAAGTTGCGGGCAACGGAGgtagatataaataaagtgCAATTAAAGGATCCACGATTGGTTAATGTAAAATCAACGAGTCAATCAGCAGATTCTTCCTTTTTGGAAATTCCCAACAAAgaagatacagaaaaagataGTTCGACGGAGAAGCTTTTGCATACGAGCGTCTCCCAAAATAACGAACAACTTTTGACTCCTGTACAATCTAAGAGCGCTAACAAAGGGTCAGCAGCGAAAGTTAAAGATACAGAAAGGTTGTTCACTTTACCTGTGACTTTTGAGTTGGTTCCTCTTAGAGATTCTGATAGTCCTAAGGATAGTCCTAAGGATCACAAATGCGATGCAAAACCACCGAATGAAGCGCAAGAAAAGATAGTTAATCACGAATTAGTAGATCTTCAAATACAAGGGGAGTCCAAAGTAGAATCAGTAGAGTCGAAGAAACTTCCAACTACGAATGAAACcaacaaattcaaaaatattcgatcGGAAGGGagcaaagaattaaaattaaaaaaagataagaaaccaacggaaaagaagaagaagtcaCCGAAATCTAAGTCTTTAATTGAGAAAGATTTGAAGCATTCGAATAAAGCTGAAATTAAGAAGACAGAAAATTCCTCAGAATCGGAAGTACGCGCTGAGAATGTAGCGGTCGAGCATATTAACTGcagaattaataaagaattgaTTAATAGTGATTTTACAATCGTAGAAAAGAACGATAAAAGAGATGCAAAAAATGATGAAGTAAAAACTGATATTGATACAAGAATTACGGAAAATcaacaaattacaaatgtagTTGAAGATGGAAATCGGGGAAATCAGCAAATTACGGATCAAGGGAAAATTGAGATTACGGACGAcaaagatttaataaatttgaaaatggaagaaaatagcGTCAAGGAGATAGGAGAAAGTAGATCTCCAAGTTTTGAAGTAAACGGTACATCGTTTGAACCTGACGCTATTGTACAATTAGATAAAAAAGAGAATAAGGAAGAAGTAAAGGAAGaagttttttctttcaataatactcaaatacaaatttacactgcaaatcgaatattttctactgAAAATCCATGTTGTATCGATCAAAAGATACATTCCCCGAAAGACGATAACGATTTAAATAACAGCGTAAAAAGTGATAGTAATTCTACGCCAGACCTAAGAACGGACTTAAAAGTTCTTGGcgattcaaaaacaaaattaagtaaTCAAGATGATCAAGATGACGACACGTCTACATCTGCGTTGAAAGATCTGCAAACCTTGGATGACTTTAGCAAAGCTGAAAAAGACGAAGTAAGATCTCCTGATAGTACAGGCAGTCCGTTTAAAGGTTTCCTCATTGAAGGAGATATCAAAAAACCTGCAATAGAAGATCCCAAAGAATGGTTGAAGATATGTCTTAACGAAGAACTTGATGAGGGGTCAAGACATGAAGTGGAGGAAATGAATGAACCAGCATCAGAGAAGACTTCGGTAGAAGAGCAATCAAGTACCGCTagaaacgatattaaaacCAGTAACATTGAAACTGTTACAAAACCATTAGAGACACGGGATAATAACACTGGCGTAAACCAGGATAATTCTTCTATACTTGAATCGGATAGTCAGGGTACGTTCGATGAGAATGGTGAACCATTCATCGTTTTGGACGAGTACATCGATGATACAGATGACAAATCAATCGAGAAATTGGGCAACCTTGATTTAGATCTGGATGATTGTATctcaaaaaatattgatatattttcGAGCAGACCTTTGCCAGAAGTGGTGAGTTCGATAGATAATGTTAAATCATCGGACTTTAACTCGATAGTCTTCAAACAACTATCAGATGTTTTTGATACAGATGATCTAATGTCTGTAGAGCAAGCAGAAGAATCTACGTCTATCGACAGAAATTCTAACATCAAAGAATTAtctattaatagaaaacagaacagtgaaaataatgtaactgCAGTTTctcaattacaaataaatgtaccgCTTATTACAGAAAAGAATCTTCCTGATACCGATATATCAGGGAATAATTTACAGCATAATTTTGAATCTTCTGACTTGGAGTCGAAAACTGCTACTCCTGAAATACCGACAACTTTAAATGTAGCGAAAACTGCCTTAGCAATGTCGCTCGAAAATTTATCTGGAGTTACAGCATCGACACCTGAAATGAATGTTGAATGTACAAACCCGAACGAGGAAACTTCggaactaaataaaaaaatagataaggAAAGTTCCGTACTAAACAAGGGAGTCGTAAAGGTAAACAAAAACACGTACAGTGAAAGTTCCGAGTCGAACGAGAGAGTTTTAGAGACCCTTAAGAATGCGGTAGAGACGATCAAAGAAACTACCGagttgaacaaaaaaatattggacaAAGGACCTATCAGTTATGAAAAGAGTAACAACAAAGTATTGAACCACAGTTCTAGGAATAAGATAAACTCTAGTCGTTATAATCACATTGTAATGAAAGATCAGAAATCTTCGAGCAAGTCTGATAGAAGGGAAGATGATAAAGCCTTGCATAAGGTGAGAAGTAAACATAGATTGAAACATAAGCATCAGAAAAAACGTAACATTTCCAAGAAGGCGATAGAGGAGGCAGTGGAATCTGATAGTGTAAAAGTTAAGTATCCAACTACCAAGGAAGCTATCATGGCTAGGATGATTGAGATCGACGTTGAGATTCACAAACTAATGACAGAGAAAATGACTCTATATAAAATGCTGAAAAATGATACTTTAGCAACTGATCAATTAATTCAGAACATAGATGCCATTCCTGTAACGAACCAATGTTCTAAAATAGCCACAGAAACTGTACCCCCAAAGGATACCGTGGTAAACCCTGTACATATGAATAAATCTAAGGTATCCAAACATGAACACCATGCCGAAAAAAGAGCTCGTAGTTTTGATGACGAAGAGATTGGAAATACTTtcaagaaaaggaagaagcaTAAAAGTACAGAAAAAGCAAAATGCGATGACAAGCCTGAGTCTGTACCTTCAGAAGAGAAACAATCTATCGACACagcgaaattaatattaaaaaaagctagtaaaaaacaagaaacaagCGAAAAGGTCACTGAACAAATAGAATCTCAAGTTTGCTGTGATGAACTTGTTAAGTTAAAGATGATGGACCAAGTCGATGAAACTGCTTCTTCATTGAAAGACAGCGAATGTGCATcggaaaatttaaatgatacgGATACGGCGAGTTCAGTAACAAAAACACTAGGGAACAGAACACCTGAGAGATCGTCCATATATTCTGATGATAGTACTTGGGACTCTCTTTTTCAGGCGCCAAGCGACGATCAAAAGAAGCCTGCTACTGGTCTTGCTCTTCTGGAGGAAAcgtataaaaaggaaatagcAAAAACCCgaagaataagaatagaaGCACGCAGAAGAAGAAAGCAAAAGATAATACGAAATCTGCAGCCATCCGTGAACGCTTTGACTCCTGAAGAGGAGGAGTTACCATTATCTGCTCTGTACGCGAAGAAGGTACATCACAGGAAGAAGACATTAAGTTCTCTAAACCAACAACTAGAGAAAACGAACGACGATCAACAACTTTGGAAGAATGTGGACGAAGTAATAAATGCCGTGGCGGAAAACAGGACAGAAGTTCTTTATAGAAGATCAGAAAGACGATCATCAGATGAAGGTAAGCAAAACTATGCGTCCGATGTAGACAATGCATGCCTGGACAAAGAGCACGTGGACAGTGCAGAAGTAAACTCTGAATCTAAATTATtacgaagagaagaaaatgttattttattatctaaaaGTAAGTCTCAAGATTTACGAAACGATGGAGAACAAGAGGATTTGGTCAGTGTAGAATCACAGAGCATGGAAAGTTCACCTACGATATCTTCTGTACAGCAAACCATGAAAGATAATAATCTAGAAATCAAGGAAGTAACCTTGGTTGAAAATTTAGACGATAtcgataaaacaaataaagaatCTAACTTACAAAAGAATATCGTTGACATAGAGGAAATTGTATCAGATACTGAGCAAGTTGCGCTAGTATctaaacataaaaaagaaatgatccCAAGTACATCACCTATTCCATTGTCACACGACGAAGTTCAAAATAGTTTGGCGAATGTTAAAAAGAATCGTTGTATCCAGAAAATAGTCAGTAGAAAACGATCTATACCTCGAGATGATGAAATTATCTTAAATCAAgagatagaaataattaagaaatgcAGACATACGATACTGGAAATGATCAATTGCAAAGTAAAATTGGTGGACAGTAAGCACACATTTCTAAAACCGAACGTGAATcctaatttattacatatttatggaATATCAAAAATCAACTCATCTATACCCTTGCACCATATGCACGATATTCAGGTATCGACTTCGACACCGGAATTTTCACGAAGTCGGTCTCCAAAGTTGATTAAAAAACAGGATGATGTAACTCGAACCTTGGCCAATGAGGTTTGCTTGATCAAAGATAAAAGGAAACCAAAATCTGTAACCAAAAATTTACAAGGAAATGATAAAGAAAAGCATACAGATCTCAATAAAGAAGTAATACCAGTTTTGacaaaagaacaaattattgTGGACATCTCAGAAGATAAAGAGAAATTAGATATTGAGATAGTTACCAAGAATCAAGATCAGAATGAATGTGGCTCAACTGTGATAGAGACAATTGACAATTTACCGAGGACACAATATACGGTCCACAAAGGTCCTATTTTAGATATTAAG GTTTTTGAGAATTCATTTCTAGCTGCAAGTGAGGATGGCAGGATATATAGATACAGTCAAACATCTAATGGAATATTAAACATCTATAAAGGTCATACGGCAGCAGTAACTTGTTTATACGTGTACAATGCAAACAGTACAGACATTAACAAAGAGTGGATGTTTACTGGTTCATTGGACGGAACTTTACGTTGTTACAATGTAACG ACTGGACATGAACTTAGAGATGCAGCAGATATAGGTAGTCCAATACAGTGTATGGATGAAGCATGGGGGATAATCTTCATCGGTACTAAATCAGGCCATGTATCACGCTACCACGTGAAG TCAGGTGCTATCAAAGGAAATAGCATACAATTCTCTGATAAGTCTGTACTAGCTTTAAAAGCTACAAACGAGGGTCCACGAAGAGTTCTTATTGTAGCATCGCGTAGTCAGCCAATAACAATACGAGATGCTCAAAACGGCCTATTTCTTCGCACGATTTGTGGTCAAAAAAATCATACGGTGTATAGTTTGATGCTTGATAATAATCTGATTTATTGTGGCACGAGTACCACATCTATACTTGTCTTTGATTTCACG AATGGTGatcaaataattcaatacaATGCTGGCGTAGGAATTGTATGTATGCGACTgtacaaacaattattatttgctGGTTGTTATGATGgcaatatttatgtatttaatataaag gATCATCGACTCGTGTGTAGTATACCTGGTCCTGGAAATATGTTATTAAGTATGGAAGTCATAGAGAATAAG aTCATAGCTGGTAGCAAAGATAAACGTTTGCAGTCATGGCAAATGGCACATTCAGTACGAGCTTTGCTCTAG